In Streptomyces sp. NBC_00569, a single genomic region encodes these proteins:
- a CDS encoding YbaK/EbsC family protein has product MRAPIGNFEHVRPAPEALDLLTDPVADAVRNWRGAVPAEQLIHVDTEPEWADTATFVEHYGPELLEDSANCVVVAGKRGGETTLAACLVLSGTRVDVNGAVRRQLGSRKASFAPMETATGATGMEYGGITPIGLPADWPLLVDAAVVDRPHVLIGSGTRRGKLIVPGKAFLDLPGAVVLEGLGVN; this is encoded by the coding sequence ATGCGCGCACCCATCGGAAACTTCGAACACGTCCGCCCCGCTCCCGAGGCGCTCGACCTGCTGACGGACCCGGTGGCCGACGCCGTACGGAACTGGCGCGGCGCGGTCCCGGCGGAGCAGCTGATCCATGTCGACACCGAGCCCGAGTGGGCGGACACGGCCACGTTCGTCGAGCACTACGGCCCCGAGCTGCTCGAGGACTCCGCGAACTGCGTCGTCGTCGCGGGCAAGCGCGGCGGCGAGACGACCCTCGCCGCCTGCCTGGTCCTCTCCGGCACCCGGGTCGACGTCAATGGAGCCGTACGCCGTCAACTGGGCTCCCGCAAGGCGTCGTTCGCCCCGATGGAGACGGCCACCGGCGCCACCGGCATGGAGTACGGCGGCATCACACCGATCGGGCTCCCCGCCGACTGGCCGCTCCTCGTGGACGCGGCCGTCGTCGACCGGCCGCACGTCCTGATCGGCAGCGGAACGCGCCGCGGCAAGCTCATCGTGCCCGGCAAGGCCTTCCTCGACCTGCCCGGAGCGGTGGTGCTCGAAGGGCTCGGCGTGAACTGA
- a CDS encoding DMT family transporter: MTALFALATSLMWGLADFGGGLLTRRTPALTVVVVSQSIAVVVLGAIVAATGAWSEAGPQLWFAVAAGLVGPVAMLAFYKALALGPMGVVSPLGSLGVTVPVAVGLVLGERPGLLQFAGIGVAVAGVILAGGPQFRGAPVQRQAVLLTLLAAFGFGAVMALIAEASTTVTGLFLALFVQRVTNVTAGGTALYVSVRRGGRALPEDGGMQVVRSALPALAFVGLADVAANGTYAMAAQQGPVTVAAVLASLYPVVTALAARGFLGERLRGVQAAGAGLALVGTVLLATG; encoded by the coding sequence ATGACAGCACTCTTCGCCCTGGCCACCAGCCTCATGTGGGGCCTGGCCGACTTCGGCGGAGGGCTCCTCACCCGGCGAACTCCCGCTCTCACGGTCGTGGTGGTCTCGCAGAGCATCGCCGTCGTGGTGCTCGGCGCGATCGTGGCCGCGACCGGCGCGTGGAGCGAGGCGGGACCACAGCTGTGGTTCGCGGTCGCGGCCGGTCTCGTCGGCCCAGTCGCCATGCTCGCCTTCTACAAGGCGCTCGCCCTCGGCCCGATGGGCGTCGTCTCGCCCCTCGGCTCGCTCGGCGTCACCGTTCCCGTCGCCGTCGGCCTGGTCCTCGGGGAGCGTCCGGGGCTGCTCCAGTTCGCGGGGATCGGAGTGGCCGTCGCAGGGGTGATCCTGGCCGGCGGTCCGCAGTTCAGGGGCGCGCCCGTGCAGCGTCAGGCCGTCCTGCTCACGCTGCTCGCCGCGTTCGGCTTCGGCGCGGTGATGGCCCTGATCGCGGAGGCCTCGACCACCGTGACCGGGCTCTTCCTGGCGCTCTTCGTGCAGCGGGTGACCAATGTGACGGCGGGTGGCACGGCCCTGTACGTGTCCGTGCGGCGCGGCGGCCGGGCGCTTCCCGAGGACGGCGGGATGCAGGTCGTCCGGTCGGCGCTTCCCGCGCTGGCGTTCGTGGGCCTCGCCGACGTGGCGGCCAACGGCACGTACGCGATGGCGGCGCAGCAGGGCCCGGTCACCGTGGCCGCCGTGCTCGCCTCGCTCTACCCCGTCGTGACGGCGCTGGCCGCGCGCGGCTTCCTCGGCGAGCGGTTGCGCGGGGTGCAGGCCGCGGGGGCGGGCCTCGCACTGGTGGGCACGGTGCTGCTGGCGACGGGTTAG
- a CDS encoding helix-turn-helix domain-containing protein, producing MSDLDLLTQSLGRNVKRWRTERGFTLDGLATRAGVSRGMLIQIEQARTNPSIGTVVKIGDALGISITTLLDYEQGPKVRIVPPEQAVRLWSTDAGSYNRLLAGTEAPGPLEMWDWHLEPGDGSGSDPHPAGTVELLHVTAGELTLVLDGAEYRVPAGSSVSFEADASHTYRNDGTETMEMTMAVSVPPVR from the coding sequence GTGTCGGACCTCGACCTGCTGACCCAGTCCCTCGGCCGCAACGTCAAGCGCTGGCGCACCGAGCGCGGCTTCACCCTGGACGGTCTCGCGACGCGCGCCGGAGTCAGCCGCGGCATGCTCATCCAGATCGAGCAGGCCCGCACCAACCCCAGCATCGGCACCGTGGTCAAGATCGGTGACGCGCTCGGCATCAGCATCACCACCCTGCTCGACTACGAACAGGGTCCGAAGGTCCGCATCGTCCCGCCCGAGCAGGCCGTACGCCTGTGGAGCACGGACGCCGGCAGCTACAACCGGCTGCTCGCCGGGACCGAGGCCCCCGGCCCTCTGGAGATGTGGGACTGGCACCTGGAACCCGGCGACGGCAGCGGCTCCGACCCGCACCCCGCGGGCACGGTGGAGCTGCTCCATGTGACGGCGGGCGAGCTGACCCTCGTCCTGGACGGCGCCGAGTACCGCGTGCCCGCCGGTTCCAGCGTCTCGTTCGAGGCCGACGCCTCGCACACCTACCGCAACGACGGCACCGAGACGATGGAGATGACCATGGCTGTCTCGGTGCCGCCCGTACGCTGA